From the Trifolium pratense cultivar HEN17-A07 linkage group LG4, ARS_RC_1.1, whole genome shotgun sequence genome, the window GTTGATGTTAAGATCTTTCCCCATTTTGCATAGTTTGATGATAATGGACCCATTTGAGCCCAAACGTGTAACAAGTCCATAGACCATTGACAGTTACGAATTAAAAGTGACCCGGCATTAAGCCCAGTCCAACTCATATTCTCACTTTCAGTATACACCATGTTGGACCAACCGTGAACTACGAGATTGTGATCCTTGTAACGCTCCAACGGAATCTTAAACTCCATATCTGCGAAAATTGCATCCGCATCTAACCACCAAATCCACTCGACTTCTGGGTGGGCCATCATTGTGGACCGGATAATTGGAAGTTTGGACCAAAAAGAATCCATCTTCGGGTGTAGGTGTAGGTTGCTATAGTACACCTCGCAGTTGTGGATCCTACAGTAATCAACTTTATTCTTGAAACACCTTAACAATAAATGGTCGCCGATGGGGTTTTTGCATGGCGATGGTTGTGACCCCGTGACGAGAAGAATTCGGTCTTGTGCACCGGCTGCAAAGGAAGGGTGAAGTTGAAGCCAGTCGCTTCGCTTTTTGTCCCATTGTTTCAACGGTTTCTCGATGGAGTAACTCAATTGTGGATCGTCATAGAAGGTATTTCCCGGAGGGTCAAGGACAACCTCAGAGGTGGTCGTAGTGGGGCCCAAAAGGAGTGTAGTGAGTTGGTTTCTTTGGAACCACAATGCACAAACTAGTAGTAGGAGAACGATGATGGGAAACCCACCAAAAGC encodes:
- the LOC123922759 gene encoding glycosyltransferase 6-like, with the protein product MTIAKRKRGCSIPNHNAFGGFPIIVLLLLVCALWFQRNQLTTLLLGPTTTTSEVVLDPPGNTFYDDPQLSYSIEKPLKQWDKKRSDWLQLHPSFAAGAQDRILLVTGSQPSPCKNPIGDHLLLRCFKNKVDYCRIHNCEVYYSNLHLHPKMDSFWSKLPIIRSTMMAHPEVEWIWWLDADAIFADMEFKIPLERYKDHNLVVHGWSNMVYTESENMSWTGLNAGSLLIRNCQWSMDLLHVWAQMGPLSSNYAKWGKILTSTFKDKPFPLPDDQSSLIYLLSKQRRKWGGKTYLEETYDLEGYWIATLGKFEGLKNMYNEIEEEASVLRRRHSEKVSVWYGEMRELYLRKSERTERRPFVTHFTGCQPCSGDHNPDYKGDVCWKEMQRVLNFADNQILRNYGFLRKDLMTSSVYEVPFGYPRVEA